In Zhaonella formicivorans, one DNA window encodes the following:
- a CDS encoding RNA-binding S4 domain-containing protein — MSDNIEEILINTIDIKLDQFLKWAELVSTGGEAKQLITSGQVKVNGSLETRRGRRLQDGDVVEVKNKGRYKVSRTL, encoded by the coding sequence TTGTCTGATAATATTGAAGAAATACTTATCAATACTATTGATATAAAACTGGATCAATTTTTAAAATGGGCAGAGTTAGTAAGCACAGGCGGGGAAGCAAAACAGCTTATTACCTCCGGGCAGGTGAAAGTTAACGGAAGCCTGGAAACAAGAAGAGGCCGACGTTTGCAAGACGGGGATGTAGTGGAAGTTAAAAATAAGGGCCGGTACAAGGTAAGTCGTACGCTCTAG